In Gordonia phthalatica, one genomic interval encodes:
- a CDS encoding molybdenum cofactor biosynthesis protein MoaE — translation MPSTRRSEAITDDHPDRHQRRRPRRRRTPDRRHRPDAGATALFVGTVRDNDPDAAGRVVELEYSAHPDAHRFLQEIVDGLDRPDIRIAVSHRVGTLGIGGIAIVAAVSSVHRAEAFEVNRELVERVKAELPMWKKQVESDGSHSWVGLGRVMT, via the coding sequence ATGCCGTCGACCAGGCGGTCGGAGGCGATCACTGATGATCACCCTGACCGCCATCAGCGACGTCGACCTCGACGTCGCCGCACACCTGACCGCCGTCACCGCCCCGACGCCGGTGCCACTGCACTGTTCGTCGGCACCGTCCGCGACAACGATCCGGACGCGGCCGGTCGAGTCGTGGAACTGGAGTACAGCGCCCACCCGGACGCCCACCGGTTCCTGCAGGAGATCGTCGACGGCCTCGACCGACCGGACATCCGGATCGCGGTCAGTCACCGCGTCGGAACCCTGGGGATCGGCGGCATCGCGATCGTCGCCGCCGTGTCGTCGGTGCATCGCGCCGAGGCGTTCGAGGTGAATCGGGAGCTCGTCGAGCGGGTGAAGGCAGAACTCCCGATGTGGAAGAAGCAGGTGGAGAGCGACGGCTCGCACAGCTGGGTGGGTCTCGGACGGGTGATGACGTGA
- a CDS encoding MoaD/ThiS family protein, which produces MIIRYFAGAAEAAGRKEQPFDGDLTVADLKSRLSDEHGPEFARVLTACSVLVDGTRATDETFAATGATVDVLPPFAGG; this is translated from the coding sequence GTGATCATCCGCTACTTCGCCGGTGCCGCCGAGGCCGCGGGCCGCAAGGAGCAGCCCTTCGACGGCGACCTCACCGTCGCCGATCTGAAGTCGCGCCTCTCCGACGAGCACGGTCCGGAGTTCGCCCGTGTGCTGACCGCCTGCTCGGTCCTCGTCGACGGCACCCGCGCCACCGACGAGACCTTCGCCGCGACTGGAGCGACAGTCGACGTGCTCCCCCCGTTCGCGGGCGGGTAG
- the moaA gene encoding GTP 3',8-cyclase MoaA, translating to MSVSGGLVDTFGRVHRDLRISLTDRCNLRCTYCMPAEGVPWIPRPELLTTDEIVNLAEVFARLGIVEMRLTGGEPLLRPDVVDVVRRLAAIRGERGPLRISITTNGIGLVKLAQPLADAGLERFNISLDTLRPDRFSALTRRDRLDDVLAGIEAARATGLKPLKINTVAMRDTNDDELVDLVRFAQQHEAQLRFIEQMPLDAGHIWSRVKMVTGKEILETLSGEFSLEPCEGRGSDPAQRFVVDGGPTTVGVIASVTAPFCGSCDRVRLTADGQLRNCLFAREESDLRSLLRSGASVDDIEAMIRASVTAKRAGHGIDDPGFLQPDRPMSAIGG from the coding sequence GTGAGCGTCTCGGGCGGACTGGTCGACACCTTCGGGCGCGTGCACCGCGACCTGCGGATCTCGCTGACCGACCGCTGCAATCTCCGCTGCACCTACTGCATGCCCGCCGAGGGAGTCCCGTGGATCCCGCGCCCGGAACTGCTCACCACCGATGAGATCGTGAACCTGGCAGAGGTGTTCGCGCGGCTCGGGATCGTCGAAATGCGGTTGACCGGCGGCGAGCCGCTGCTGCGCCCCGACGTCGTCGACGTGGTCCGTCGACTCGCGGCGATCCGCGGCGAACGTGGCCCGCTGCGGATCTCCATCACCACCAACGGCATCGGCCTCGTGAAGCTGGCGCAGCCGCTCGCGGACGCCGGGCTGGAGCGCTTCAACATCAGCCTCGACACCCTGCGTCCCGACCGCTTCTCCGCGCTGACCCGCCGCGACCGGCTCGACGACGTCCTCGCCGGCATCGAAGCCGCCCGGGCTACCGGCCTGAAGCCGCTCAAGATCAACACCGTCGCGATGCGCGACACCAACGACGACGAACTGGTGGACCTGGTCCGCTTCGCCCAGCAGCACGAGGCGCAGCTGCGGTTCATCGAGCAGATGCCGCTCGACGCAGGCCACATCTGGTCACGCGTGAAGATGGTGACCGGGAAGGAGATCCTCGAGACCCTGTCCGGGGAGTTCTCCCTCGAACCGTGCGAGGGTCGCGGATCCGATCCGGCGCAGCGGTTCGTCGTCGACGGCGGCCCCACCACGGTCGGCGTGATCGCCTCGGTGACGGCACCCTTCTGCGGGTCCTGCGATCGCGTCCGATTGACGGCCGACGGCCAACTCCGCAACTGCCTGTTCGCGCGCGAGGAGTCGGACCTGCGGTCGCTCCTGCGGTCCGGCGCGAGCGTCGACGACATCGAGGCGATGATCCGCGCGTCCGTGACTGCTAAGCGCGCGGGGCACGGGATCGACGATCCGGGGTTCCTCCAGCCGGACCGGCCGATGTCGGCGATCGGCGGGTAG
- a CDS encoding MogA/MoaB family molybdenum cofactor biosynthesis protein, producing MITVSDRSYAGEREDVSGPLAAELLGAAGWSTEVIVVPDDQNAISGLIVEVVEAGADLVVTTGGTGVGPRDVTPEATASLLTRELPGVAEEIRRVGIASLPQAMLSRGVAGMRRGALVVNLAGSTGAVRDGIPVVLQVAAHAVDQAVGGDH from the coding sequence GTGATCACCGTGTCCGACCGGTCGTACGCCGGTGAGCGCGAGGACGTCTCGGGCCCGCTCGCGGCCGAATTGCTCGGTGCCGCAGGCTGGTCCACTGAGGTGATCGTCGTCCCCGACGACCAGAACGCGATCTCCGGTCTGATCGTCGAAGTGGTGGAGGCGGGCGCCGATCTCGTCGTCACCACCGGCGGCACCGGCGTCGGTCCGCGCGATGTGACCCCGGAGGCCACCGCCTCGCTGCTGACCCGTGAACTGCCCGGCGTCGCCGAGGAGATCCGTCGCGTCGGCATCGCCTCGCTGCCGCAGGCCATGCTCTCCCGCGGAGTGGCGGGCATGCGTCGCGGAGCCCTCGTCGTGAACCTCGCAGGCTCGACCGGCGCGGTACGCGACGGGATCCCCGTCGTACTGCAGGTGGCCGCACATGCCGTCGACCAGGCGGTCGGAGGCGATCACTGA